CGAGCGCCAGCGGCTCTCGATCGCGCGTGCCCTCTTGAAGGATCCACCGATCCTGATTCTCGACGAGGCGACCTCCGCGCTCGATGCCGTCACCGAGGCCAAGCTCAACGCGGCGCTCGACGAGGTGATGAGAGGACGCACGACCTTCGTGATCGCACACCGGCTCTCGACCATCCGCAACGCGACGCGAATCCTGGTGTTCGAGAACGGACGCGTGATCGAAAGCGGAACGTTCGATGAACTCGTCGCCAAGGGCGGCCACTTCGCGGAACTCGCGAAGGCCCAGTTCATGGTGCAGGAGAGCGCGCGCGCGACTCTCGCAGTGCCCGAGAGCGACGGCACCATCGTCAAGACCTGATCGCGGGACGCTTTCATCGTGGAATTGAATGGCTCGCCTCTGTTCTGGAGCGTCGAGCCGGTATAGGTTCGCGGCCTGCCGCAACCAAAGCGGCGCCGGACACGCTTGAAACCCGAAAGCCCGCTTGCCCACCTCGCCGCGCGAGGCGGGTCTCAAAGGACCGGACCAGACCAGTGCAGACGCTTCGCCTGTTGTTCCGCTACGCCCCGATCAAGATCATCGCTCTCGCTGCCGCTCTCGTGCTCGCGCCGCGCTGGGCCCATGCCGAGGCGCTGCTGCTCGTCGAAGCCGACACAGGCAAGGTGCTGGAGGCGCAGAACGCGACCTATCCGTGGTACCCTGCATCGGTCACCAAGCTGATGACGGCCTATGTCACCTTGAAGGCGGTCAAGGACGGCAGGATCACGCTCGACACGCTGTTCACGGTCTCACCGACCGCGGCATCACAGTCGCCGTCGAAGATGGGCTATCGGCCCGGCACGCAGGTCACCGTCGACAACGCACTGAAGATGATGCTGGTGAAGTCCGCCAATGACATGGCGGTGGTCTTGGCCGAGGGCGTCGGCGGCTCCATCGACGGCTTCTCGGCGATGATGAACGACACCGCCCGCAAGCTCGGCATGACGCAGACCAGCTACGTGAATCCGAACGGACTGCCTGCCGACGGCCAGATCACCTCGGCGCGTGATCTCGCGATCCTGGCGCGCGCCATCATCCGCGATCTTCCCGAGTACGAATATTTCGTCCACATCCCGTCGATCCGCTACGGCCGCCGCGTCGTGCAGAACTTCAACAAGCTGATCGGGCGCTATCCCGGCGCCGACGGTTTCAAGACCGGCTTCATCTGCGCCTCCGGCTACAATCTCGTGGCGTCGGCGACCCGCAACGGCAAGCGCCTGATCGCGGTGGTGCTCGGCGCCTCCTCGGGACAGATGCGCGCCGTGCGCGCGATCCAGATGCTGGACCGTGGCTTCAACGGCAACCAGCTGAGCTGGCTGAAGTCGCCGCTGGGCACGGTCGATCAGTTGCCCCCCGTCGACGCGACGCCGCCCAACCTGCGCGACGACATGTGCAACGGCCGCCGCCACCGACCAGCCAGCGACGACGACGAGGACACCGTTGCCGGTGCGGACGGCGAAGCGACCGGCGGCACCCTGCTCGCCGGCCTGCAGACGCCGACCATGAAGCCGTCCGAGCTGCTGGCGGCGGCGCCCGCCCCGTCCGAGCCGGTGCTGGTCTACACCGGCCCGACGCGCACCGGCGCGGCGCTGATCGCCGCCGTCGCCGCCGATGCCGACGCGCAGACCGCGACCAAGCACCGCGGCAAGAAGGCGCATGCCGCCGCCCGGAAGGACGCCAAGCCGGCGACCCGGACCGCCGCCAAGACCGATGCGGATGCGAAGGCCGCTGCGAAGCCGCAGGCCAAGCCGGCTGAGGCCAAGCCGGGCGCGGCCCGCCACGTCGCCGCCAAGCACGAAGCCGGCGGAAAAACGGCGGAAAAAGCCGGCTCCGACGCGCCCAAGCCCACCAAACCCAAGGCTGCCGCAAAGCCGAAGACGGACGGCAAGCCCGCGCCGAAGGACGGCTGATCCCGCGCGGCGCATACGGCCGCAGCCAGCAATTGGCACGGGCCCCCGGCCCGGATCGCCCGTCCCTCCCCTTTCGTCGCCGCGCCGGCCGCTTGCCTTGAACGGCCGGAAATTCGATATTGGCGCCGCCGGCCCGAGCGAGGCCGGCGGCTGCCGATAGACGAACAAGAGACGATCAGAGAGGAAGGGTCATGGAGCGCATCTGGCTCAAGCACTATCCGGCCGGCGTTCCCGCCGATATCGATCCGGGCAAATACCCGTCGCTCGTCGACCTGCTGGAAGAGAGCTTCAGGAAATTCGCCGATCGCCGCGCCTTCATCTGCATGGACAAGGCGATCAGCTATCGCGAGCTCGACGATATGTCGGTCGCGATGGGCGCCTATCTGCAGGGCCTGGGGCTGGCAAAGGGCGCGCGCGTCGCGCTGATGATGCCGAACGTGCTGCAATATCCGATCGCGATCTCCGCGGTGCTGCGCGCGGGCTACGCGGTCGTCAACGTCAACCCGCTCTACACGCCGCGCGAGCTCGAGCACCAGCTCAAGGATTCCGGCGCCGAGGCGATCATCGTGCTGGAGAACTTTGCCCACACGGTGCAGCAGGTGGTCGGCCACACCCAGGTCAAGCACATCGTCGTCGCCAGCATGGGCGACCTGCTCGGCTTCAAGGGCGTGATCGTCAACCTCGTCGTCCGCCGCCTGAAGAAGATGGTGCCGGCGTTCTCGCTGCCGGGCGCGGTCCCCTTCAACGATGCGCTCGCCGCCGGACGCGGCAAGCGCTTCCAGAAGCCCGCCATCGGTCCGGACGACGTCGCCTTCCTGCAATATACCGGCGGCACCACCGGCGTCTCCAAGGGCGCCACGCTGCTCCACCGCAACGTCGTCGCCAATGTGCTGCAGAACGATGCGTGGCTGCAGCCGGTGATGGACAAGCCGCCGCATGTCGATCAGCTGCTGATCGTCTGCGCGCTGCCGCTCTACCACATCTTCGCGCTGACCTGCTGCTTCCTGCTCGCGGTGCGCGCGGGCGGCGCCAATCTCTTGATCCCCAATCCGCGCGACATCCCCGGCTTCATCAAGGAGCTCATGAAGTATCAGGTCACCACCTTCCCGGCCGTCAACACGCTCTACAACGGCCTGCTGCATCATCCTGACTTCCGCAAGATCGATTTCTCCAAGCTTAAGGTCTCCAACGGCGGCGGCATGGCCGTGCAGCGCCCGGTGGCCGAGCAGTGGAAGCAGGTGACGGGCTGCAGCATCGCCGAAGGCTACGGCCTGTCGGAGACCGCGCCGGTGCTGACCTGCAACGTGCCGACCTCGACGGAATTCACCGGCACCATCGGCCTGCCGCTGCCGTCGACCTGGCTCTCGATCCGCGATGACGACGGCAACGAAGTGCCGCTGGGACAACCCGGCGAGATCTGCGCCAAGGGCCCGCAGGTGATGGCAGGCTACTGGAATCGTCCCGACGAGACCGCCAAGGTGATGACGGCGGACGGCTTCTTCCGCACCGGAGACGTCGGCGTCATGGCCGCGGACGGCTCGGTCAAGATCGTGGACCGCAAGAAAGACATGATCCTGGTCTCCGGCTTCAACGTCTATCCGAACGAGGTCGAAGAGGTCATCGCGACCCATCCGGGCGTGCTGGAGACCGCCGTGATCGGGCTGCCGGATGAGAAGACCGGCGAGGTCGTCAAGGCGTTCGTGGTGAAGAAGGATCCCAACCTCACCTCCGAGGACATCATCAAGCACTGCCACGAGCAGCTCACGAACTACAAGGTGCCGAAGCAGATCGAGTTCAGGACCGAGCTGCCGAAGACCAATGTCGGCAAGATCCTGCGCCGCGAGCTGCGCGACGAGAAGAAGAAGCCGGCAGCAGCGGCCTGAGTCCATTGGCGCCGCGAATCCCGGCGCACGATGAGGGACGTGCGATGACGGATACGTGATCACGGCGGGCCGTTGCCGTTTCCGGCCCGCCGAATAGTGTAGCGCGCACCGCGCAAGACACATCCAGGGGAAGGAGTAACTCGAATGACCATCCAGGTTGGCGATAAGCTGCCGCAGGCCCAATTCCGCGTCATGACCGGCGAAGGCCCGCAGGTCAAAACCACCGACGACATCTTCAAGGGCAAG
This region of Bradyrhizobium sp. SZCCHNS1050 genomic DNA includes:
- a CDS encoding D-alanyl-D-alanine carboxypeptidase family protein encodes the protein MQTLRLLFRYAPIKIIALAAALVLAPRWAHAEALLLVEADTGKVLEAQNATYPWYPASVTKLMTAYVTLKAVKDGRITLDTLFTVSPTAASQSPSKMGYRPGTQVTVDNALKMMLVKSANDMAVVLAEGVGGSIDGFSAMMNDTARKLGMTQTSYVNPNGLPADGQITSARDLAILARAIIRDLPEYEYFVHIPSIRYGRRVVQNFNKLIGRYPGADGFKTGFICASGYNLVASATRNGKRLIAVVLGASSGQMRAVRAIQMLDRGFNGNQLSWLKSPLGTVDQLPPVDATPPNLRDDMCNGRRHRPASDDDEDTVAGADGEATGGTLLAGLQTPTMKPSELLAAAPAPSEPVLVYTGPTRTGAALIAAVAADADAQTATKHRGKKAHAAARKDAKPATRTAAKTDADAKAAAKPQAKPAEAKPGAARHVAAKHEAGGKTAEKAGSDAPKPTKPKAAAKPKTDGKPAPKDG
- a CDS encoding long-chain fatty acid--CoA ligase, with the protein product MERIWLKHYPAGVPADIDPGKYPSLVDLLEESFRKFADRRAFICMDKAISYRELDDMSVAMGAYLQGLGLAKGARVALMMPNVLQYPIAISAVLRAGYAVVNVNPLYTPRELEHQLKDSGAEAIIVLENFAHTVQQVVGHTQVKHIVVASMGDLLGFKGVIVNLVVRRLKKMVPAFSLPGAVPFNDALAAGRGKRFQKPAIGPDDVAFLQYTGGTTGVSKGATLLHRNVVANVLQNDAWLQPVMDKPPHVDQLLIVCALPLYHIFALTCCFLLAVRAGGANLLIPNPRDIPGFIKELMKYQVTTFPAVNTLYNGLLHHPDFRKIDFSKLKVSNGGGMAVQRPVAEQWKQVTGCSIAEGYGLSETAPVLTCNVPTSTEFTGTIGLPLPSTWLSIRDDDGNEVPLGQPGEICAKGPQVMAGYWNRPDETAKVMTADGFFRTGDVGVMAADGSVKIVDRKKDMILVSGFNVYPNEVEEVIATHPGVLETAVIGLPDEKTGEVVKAFVVKKDPNLTSEDIIKHCHEQLTNYKVPKQIEFRTELPKTNVGKILRRELRDEKKKPAAAA